The sequence TAACATTTCAAGGAAGGTCAGTTGTTTTAACGATCAGTGTTGTGATAAGCACCTGTCCTCTGTGCCTGGCTCAGCCTGCTCCTGAGACTTATAAATACATCTCTTATCTCAAGCTTTTACTACTGCCAGCATGCCTGAGGAATTACTACAGCTGGATGACTAGAGAGTGTACTGTAGATCACATTCCCTGAACACGTACATACAGGCACCATTTTCATATGGACAGAAGAATTTAATCATGAGATGTGCTTATTCCCTCCGATTATAAACGTTTGTCCGTCATCCCTACCTTTTAAACAATAGGATGGAGAAATTGTTCAGTGACGTTGATAATTGCAAAATAGTGTCATCTCCACTTGTTTTGGGGACGTGACGCAGGTTTAAATTCAAGTCAAGAGATGGTCACAAACTATAACCACCCTTATGATTTGGGTGTGCAGATGAGATAGCAAAGACTACTGAAACATTCTCATGATTCAGGTGACTGCCGCTGGCTGGCACCTGTAATCTCTTTATTGCGGCCATTCACCACGCCAACTGACCTTGACAGGAACTGTCTCAGACGTTCAAACATTCCCACACAGTCTCTAAGTGGTCTGTCATTCGTAAAGCGGTTGCTTGCACGTCAGGGACTTCATCATATCAAGCACACAGAGGGATCTCCAAACCTTGGGCCATCCAAAAAAAGACGACCCAGAGACATCCCACCAATGATCTCTCATTCATATCCTGATGCTTTGAACGAAATCATAATAAAACGTCTTATCATCCTGAAGACTCTGTGCCAGGCACTGGAGAGATAACAATTGAGAGTCATATTAAAAGGGGTTTCCACTAACACAATAACATCTTGATACCCTGATACAAGAACATACAGACGGAAACAAGAAAGATTTGTTCCCAGGATCTCTATGTGCTCAATACTGCTGGTGACGGCTGTTCATGACAATATGGGGCTGAGCACAGTTAAGGCACAGTACCGCAATCCAGGCAGTGATGTCAGAGTAAAACAAAAGCATACCCTTTTTTTTATAggatttttttgtattaaagGTTTTTTAGAGGGGGAATACTCACGTCTTGTAAGGGACTGGTGGATCTACTGTTACACTTTCCTCAACTGCTGAGATACTTTAACAAAAATTTTTAAAGAAATTGCAAATTAAAAACTTTATCTGCACCTTCATCTAATGGGCACAAcagtgttattgttgttgttgttgcaacaGTCATTTTCTCATTGCTTTCAGAAAGCTAAGCATATGACAAACGTTTGGTCACAACTCAtacaaatgcatttgtgaaCCTCTTCTGACCTTGTGCTTCTTTGCGCAAATGTTCAACCAGCAATGTCCTGATTCATTTTTTACAGGTCCACATTCCAATGTGCCACATAAGGACATTTCCCCCACTGCATTGTGAGGGGAAAAGTTCAACGTGATCCTAATGAAAAAATGTGGCCTGATGGCAATAACAAACTGAGCGAATAAAGTGTATACTGTGTTGCCTTTTTAACATTGCTTGTTTTTGCAGCATTTTTTTTAGcgtgttttattttatatttttttacttgttGTATTCTTAGCATATGGTCCAGATTACATGAAATTTGTGAAGGACAAAATTATACATAAAAAAGGCTTCATTTCTGGATATCCATGGTCTTCAATGGACATTTTTATCGTCATACTATATTTTGTTAAACAactgtgtttgcaaagcttgctgggccttagcataaaatgactgctaacataacttcagtaagtcatatcatcagcacaggggaaagtgtgaactagttctagccaggtgaaatcactcagtcattctgattggattttaagagcagattgactgctgtaaaagaggggactatttgcatatattgtaAATGTTCACCCCCAAAAAgcttaaaaaaatatgaaatgttatTGTATCAACAAATGGTAAAGAGCAAAGAACTTTGTTAGGGTACATTGCTTAATGATTGATTACTGTTAAAACCTTTTATATGATGCCAAGTTGTTTGTTGAGGTGAACGTAGTTGATTTTGTTCCAGGTATTGTTTGTCATGAGTGTAGGTGTTCCAGTTTGGGGCTGCATGTTAACTGTTTAACACGATAAAAAACGATACTTCATCAAAGTATTGGAAATATCTCCTCAGTGTGAGCATAGGATCATAAAATTATTAATTTTAGAATATGACCGCAAAACCCAATGTTATATGGAACGCGTCGCCCTCTCGAATTTTAGGAATTGAAAGGTACTCATGTGCCATGATGAATAATCATCCTAGTCCATTTTAATATTTCACAAAACGACATGGCTCATTTGATCACAGACAGGGATAACATGGTCCTCATAAAATAAAATCGTGCTCCCCTTCACGTATTGCAGGAGGACAGTCAATCGAGAGTAAAGGTTGTCTTTGTCGTTCAAGGTCTTACCTTGTAGGTCAATGCTCCCTGTTTGTTTTGGCCTCTTCCAACCCTGTTAGGTGTGAGCTGTCAGCCAGTGGGGCAATAAACTGTCAGTCTGATGACTCTCCCAGTCCTTGGTAGCTTGGTACAGCCTGCGGTAATGACACAGCCTGAGAGATAAGGGCCCAGTGCACATCATATACATATCCTGGTGGGTCAGTTGCTTTTCATTGAGAAAAGCTTATTTATCTCTTTAGGGCAGGCCGTCAGCCGCCAGGGCGATCAGGCAGTTGTTTTTTTACAGAGGGAGTATTGACAGGTCAAGGTTCACTAAGCTGGGCCATATAAAGACTCCCAGAGAGATGTTGCTGCACCAGAACATTCAGACTCAGTAAGAGCCTGTATTTGAAGAAAGAGAAGCGGATTAACCGAATTAAGATTTTtagataaaacatttttttttacagacgaCCTTGTTTGTTCTCGACAAGCTCGCCATGGATAATGAATGTCATTGTTCAGATTACAGTGAAAGGCATTCTCATGCCATTCTGTTCAACATCCTCAGCCGCACAGATGCCAGTGAGTCGAGACGCGACAGTCAGAAcaaaacaacaccacacagatgCAACTGTGAGACGCGACGGACGGTGTGCTTGAAGAACCCAGACGAAATTTGCCAAGAGGCTTCGGCGGTGTTGGTGAAGACAGTCCATTTTATGAAAAACCTGCCTGCTTTTAACCAGCTTCCACCACACGACCAGCTGTTGCTACTTCAGAGCTGTTGGGCACCTCTATTCATATTGGGTCTGGCCCAAGAAGGTCTGGATTTTGAAGTCCTCGACAGCCCTGCTGACAGCATGCTGAAGAGAATCCTTCTGAACTGTCAGGAATATTCTGGAACGGAGAGAGAGCAGCCCACCATGGTTGGGGTGAGCAAACTGAAGTCTTGCCTCAAAAAGTTCTGGAGTTTGGATTTAAGTCCCAAGGAGTATGCATACCTGAAGGGAACCATCATTTTCAATCCTGGTGAGTTTCCCCTTTTCTTCTGATTAAATATACGAATCGAAAAACAAGACATTTCTTTTTAAACTGTGATGAGAATAAATCGTTGTAAAACACTAAACGGCTTTACTCAAATGAACTCATCAGTTATCAGATGGATTGCAAAAAATACCCTTGGTGTTGAGGCCTAACTGtgactattgtaaatgatcGAGCATTGTCACTCATCCTAGTTTTGCTTATTCAACAGATGTTCCAAATTTAGAGGCAGCTGTGTTCGTTGAGGGCTTACAGCAAGAGGCGCAGCACGCGCTGAGCGAGGTGgtccagcctcttcatcctggAGACTGCGGGCGCTTCGCTCGCATCCTGCTGACCGCCTCCACGCTCAAAACCATCACGCCCAACCTCATCACTGAGCTGTTCTTCCGGCCTGTCATTGGTCAGGCTGACCTTCTTGAATTGCTGGTGGACATGCTCTTCTGCAGGTAGTCCAGAAATGTACCTGGACTATTGGGCAAAAGTCCTACTTTTATTCTGAAAGTACTATCTGACTGTCAAGAGACATTTCCCTGTGAGATGAAGGAATGACAAATAAGCACTTATTATGGATAGAAAAACTATAAATGGGTGCCTATGAGTGTGAGGTGTGACAGTCATCTTTCTTTGGCACATCGTGAA comes from Hypomesus transpacificus isolate Combined female chromosome 2, fHypTra1, whole genome shotgun sequence and encodes:
- the nr0b2a gene encoding nuclear receptor subfamily 0 group B member 2a; translated protein: MDNECHCSDYSERHSHAILFNILSRTDASESRRDSQNKTTPHRCNCETRRTVCLKNPDEICQEASAVLVKTVHFMKNLPAFNQLPPHDQLLLLQSCWAPLFILGLAQEGLDFEVLDSPADSMLKRILLNCQEYSGTEREQPTMVGVSKLKSCLKKFWSLDLSPKEYAYLKGTIIFNPDVPNLEAAVFVEGLQQEAQHALSEVVQPLHPGDCGRFARILLTASTLKTITPNLITELFFRPVIGQADLLELLVDMLFCR